TCGGGTGCCCGTGCGGCCGTGGAAGGCCTGAAGTATCTGCAAAACCTTGAGGTCTATGACCTCCAGGGTCTGCACGCGCAACTGCCGGCCTGAGCGTCGGGCAGGTGACGCGGGTGCGCTCGAGGCGTTCGACTTGGTAGGTTGAGTCTGCCGCATCGGGTGAAGTCGCAAAACGATGGCGCGTTCGTTGGGGAACTGATCTCCGCCGGACGCGCCAAATGCTTTAGATGTGCTCGTAGTGTGGCCGCGCGCGGCGCGACCGGTCCTCCGGTTGGCAGCGTCGGCAACTCTGCTACACTAATGCAACATAGGTGTCACAGCCGCGGTCGAGCGGCGTTCGCAAAAAGTGCGAATGCGGCTTCGCTGCGGCAATTTTTTTGTCTTTCGGAACAACGCGCATGAGTACCATTCCTCTGACCAAGCGGGGCGCTGAACTGCTCAAGGAAGAGCTGCACCGCCTGAAAACCGTCGAACGTCCGCACGTGATCACGGCGATTGCTGAAGCCCGTGCGCAGGGCGATCTGTCGGAAAACGCTGAGTACGACGCTGCCAAAGAAAAGCAGGGCTTCATCGAAGGGCGTATCGCCGATCTCGAATCGAAGCTCTCGGCTGCACAGATCATCGATCCGTCGGTGTTGGACGCCGAAGGTCGTGTGGTCTTCGCCGCCACCGTCGAACTCGAAGACCTCGAGAGCGGCGGCACGGTGCTGTATCAGATCGTCGGCGACGACGAAGCTGATCTGGAGCACGGCAAGATTTCGGTGAGCTCGCCGATTGCCCGTGCGTTGATCGGTAAGTACGCAGGCGATGTGGCCGAAGTGCAGGCCCCGAGCGGCGTGCGCGAGTACGAGATCATCGATGTCCGCTACGTCTGACGTGACGTTTGCCAGCGGTGCGCCACGGCTGGAACGACTGTTCCGCCTGATCGCCACCGTCTGGTGCGGTAGTCAATGGGCGATCGGCTATATCGTCGCCCCCACGCTGTTCGCTGTGCTGGAGTCGCGCACGGTGGCCGGAACGGTTGCCGGTCGACTGTTTCACACGCAAGCCTGGCTTAGTCTGGTATGCGGCGTGTTGCTGGTCTGGCTGTCCACTGCGCTGATTGCGCGCACGGCCGATGCACAGGCGGCGCGCAGCTATCGTGGTCTTCGCTGGCTCGCGGTGGCGATGATGGTGTGTGTGCTGATCAGCTCGTTTGGCCTGCAGCCGTTGATGGCCGATCTGCGCGCACAGGCAGAAGCGTCGGGCGTCGACATTGGTCAATCGGCTTATGCCTCGCGCTTTGGCATGCTACATGGCATTTCGAGCGGCTTTTACCTGTTGCAAAGCTTGCTGGCGATTGCGCTGATCTGGCGTCAGCCGGTGCGCGGCTAATTGCTGCAGGGCAGGGTGAGGCGGAAATCGTTTTTAGTCTTGCCCAATGGTGTTACGCATAAAACAACGCGCCCGACGATGTCAGGGCGCGTTGTTTTGAGGGCTGGCGGACTTTGCAACGTCCGCAGCCATCGGGGACTTAGTCGTTGCGCTGGCGCTTGACGCTGGTTTGGCGCTTCTTGGCGCGTTTGACGATACCACCGGCGGTCATGCGTTCGTTGCCAGCAACCGTCACTTTCTTGACGGTCGGGCGACGACCCGCGTTGGTGCTGGACTTGACGACGGTCACGGTGCGCGGTGCGCGGCCCTTGACCGTAGTGCCGGTGCCGCCGGACTTGCCGCGAACCGGCATGGCCGTTTCGTCCGGCGTCGGGCGATACAGAACGAGCAGCTTGCCGATATGTTGCACCGGCGCTGCACCCAACTGGTCGCAGATGGATTCGTAAATGGCCACGCGCGTGTCGCGTTCGTCACCGAACACACGCACCTTGATCAGTTCGTGGGCTTTCAGTGCGCCGTCGATTTCCTTGAGCACCGCAGGCGTCAAGCCATCGGCGCCGATCAGAACGACGGGATTCAGCGCGTGAGCGGCAGAGCGCATGTCGGCGCGTTGCGCCGGTGTCAGGGTCAAAGCGGGCATAAAAGACAGAAGACAGACGAGACAAACGAGTAGGGATGCGCCCGCGAATCGTGGCCTGAACACCGTTAGCGGCCGATGAAGGCTGCCGGCGGGCTAAAAGATTTTGGGCGCGCAAGGGCGTATTATCCTGCAAATTCGCAGTGTTTTTGAAGAAATATGGCAAAAAACCGTTTCAACCACGCGTGGTTGCACGATCACATCAACGATCCCTACGTCAAAATGGCGCAGCGCGAGGGCTATCGTGCCCGTGCCGCCTACAAACTCAAGGAAATCGACGAGCAGGACCGGCTGATCAAGCCGGGCCAGGTCATCGTCGACCTCGGCTCGACGCCGGGCAGCTGGAGTCAGTACGCCCGTAACAAGCTGGCGGGCGGCAAGCGCGTCGAGGGCGGCATCGACGGGACGATCATTGCGCTCGACATCCTGCCAATGGAGCCGATCGCCGACGTTCACTTCCTGCAGGGCGACTTCCGCGAGGACAGCGTACTGGAGCAGCTCGAAGAAATCGTCGCCGGACGCAAAGTCGACCTTGTAGTTTCCGATATGGCCCCCAACTTGTCGGGTGTGGCGTCGGCCGATGCGGCGCGGATCGAGCATTTGTGCGATCTGGCGCTCGATTTTGCACAGCGACACCTGAAACCGGAAGGGGCGTTACTGGTCAAATGTTTTCACGGCAGCGGCTATAGCCAGATTGTCGAAAAATTCAAACACCAGTTCAAAACCGTGGCGCCGCGCAAGCCAAAGGCGTCGCGAGACAAATCTTCCGAAACGTTCATTCTGGGTCGGGGTTTGAAAAATCCGGCTTGATGCCCGTCAATACAGCGCACTGGCGCTATGGTGGCGGTAGAGAATCACTATAGCGGTGCGCCTGCGAGTGGATTAGAATGAATTCCTGGCGCGAAGCGATTTCATGAAGGAGCAACGCTTTGAACAATAATATGTTTTCCAAAGCGGCGGTGTGGTTAGTCATCGCGCTGGTCTTGTTTACTGTTTTTAAACAGTTCGACAAGCCGCACGTCCAGGAGGGCGTGACGTACTCCCAGTTCATGGACGATGCCAAGAATGGCAAGATCAAGAACGTGGTGGTGCAGGGCCGCAGCCTTCAGGTGACGCCTAGCGATGGCCAGAAGTACACCATCGTGTCACCCGGCGACATCTGGATGGTCGGCGATCTCATGAAGTACGGCGTTCAGGTGTCGGGTAAGGCCGACGACGAACCGAACGTGCTCATGTCCGCGCTGTACTACCTCGGACCCACGCTGCTGATCATCGGCTTCTGGTTCTACATGATGCGACAGATGCAGGGCGGGGGTAAGGGCGGTGCCTTCTCCTTCGGCAAATCCCGCGCGCGCCTCATTGACGAGAATGCCAATCCGGTCACCTTTGCCGACGTCGCAGGCTGCGACGAAGCCAAGTACGAAGTCGGCGAACTGGTCGACTTCCTGAAAGATCCCCAAAAGTTCCAGAAACTGGGCGGCCGTATTCCGCGCGGTGTGCTGCTGGTCGGCCCGCCGGGAACCGGTAAGACGCTGCTGGCTCGCGCCATCGCTGGTGAAGCCAAGGTGCCGTTCTTCAGCATCTCGGGTTCGGACTTCGTGGAAATGTTCGTCGGCGTGGGCGCTGCCCGTGTCCGTGACATGTTCGAAAACGCGAAGAAGCAATCGCCCTGTATCGTGTTCATCGATGAAATCGACGCGGTCGGTCGCCATCGTGGCGCCGGCATGGGCGGCGGTAACGACGAACGCGAACAGACGCTGAACCAGATGCTGGTCGAGATGGACGGCTTCGAAGCGAATTCGGGCGTGATCGTGATCGCTGCCACGAACCGTTCGGACGTGCTGGACAAGGCGCTGCTGCGTCCGGGTCGTTTTGACCGTCAGGTCTACGTCGGTCTGCCGGATATCCGTGGCCGTGAGCAGATCCTGAAGGTGCACCTGCGCAAGGTGCCGATCGCGAACGACGTCGATGCATCGGTGATCGCCCGCGGTACGCCGGGTATGTCGGGTGCCGATCTGGCCAACCTCGTGAACGAAGCCGCACTGTTCGCCGCGCGCCGTAACAAGCGCATCGTCGAGATGCTGGACTTCGAAGACGCGAAGGACAAGATTTTCATGGGTCCGGAGCGCAAGTCGGCTGTGATGCGCGACGAAGAGCGTCGTGCCACGGCTTACCATGAGTCGGGTCATGCTGTGGTTGCCATGCTGCTGCCGGGCGCCGATCCGGTGCACAAGGTCACGATCATTCCGCGTGGCTGGGCGCTGGGTCTGACGATGCAGTTGCCGGAGCACGACAAGTATTCGGAGTACCGCGACACGATGCTCACGCAGATCGCCATTCTGTTCGGCGGCCGTGCAGCAGAAGAAGTGTTCATCAACAAGATGTCGACGGGCGCTTCGAACGACTTCGAGCGTGCGACCAAGCTGGCGCGCGACATGGTGACCCGTTACGGTATGTCGGACGCCCTGGGCCCGATGGTCTATGTCGATACCGAGCAGGATTCGATGTTCGGCCGGATGTCCGCCAAGTCGGTGTCTGAAGCGACGCAGCAGAAGGTCGACACGGAAGTTCGCCGCATTCTGGACGAACAATACGCGCTGGCGAAGAAGCTGCTGGAAGACAACCGCTCAAAGGTTGAGGCGATGACCGAAGCCCTGATGGAATGGGAAACGATCGACGGCGAGCAAATTGGCGACATCATGGAAGACCGTCCGCCGCGTCCGCCGAAGGGTGGTCAGTCGAACGGCGGTGCTTCGGGTGGCAACCCGCCGCTCAAGCCTAGCAATACCCCGGCGACCGTCTGACGGTCGCCCCGACAGCCGAAAGGTTGTCTCCCAAAAAGGCCGGCACTTTGCCGGCCTTTTTGCATCTATGACGCGATAAACCGCAGGCGTCGGGCGATGAGTAACGCCTGGGACGGTATTTCTCAGAATTTTCGCGAAGATGGATTTCGTTGTTACCGAGTGTTTCCGTCGTCGATGTGACAGTTGAATCCGGTAACATTACGGCCATATGGGGCGTCCGGTACACCGGGCGCACCGGCCCGACCCGCACCTCAGCAGTACGGGCCGCGATATGGGTTTTATTGAGCTACGAGCTTCCGAATGTCCACCGAGCAGTCGCAATCCCTTTCTTCGTCCACGCAGGCAGCGCAAACGGGCGATCCTGACACACAAAGCGTCACCGACGACATCGTCCTTCCGGCGAGGGCGTCCGACGCACCCGTCAAGCCCGACACGCTGGCGTTGGGGCCACGCTTCCGACTCGACGCGCGTCGCGTTCATGTCATGGGCATCCTGAACGTGACGCCCGACTCGTTCTCCGATGGCGGCAAGTTTGTTGCGCGCGACGCCGCTTTGCGCCACGCGGAGCAACTGATTGCCGACGGCGTCGACATTCTCGATATCGGCGGCGAATCCACCCGTCCGGGCGCAGAAGCGTTGCCGGAAGACGCGGAGCTTGAACGTGTCTTGCCGATTGTCGAAGCATTGCGCGATTGTGGCGTGCCGCTGTCCATCGACACCTACAAGCCCGGCGTGATGCGCGCGGTCCTGGCTGCCGGGGCGGACATGATCAACGATATCTGGGGCTTCCAGCAGCCTGGTGCAGTGGAGGCTGTGCGCGACAGCGAGGCGGCCTTGTGCATCATGCACATGCTGCACGACCCGAAGACCATGCAAGACGCCCCGATCTATACGGACGTGGTGACTGAGGTGGCGGCATTCCTCGACGGCCGTGTCGATGCGATGCTCGCGGCCGGTGTTGCGCCGACGCGTCTCTATCTGGATCCGGGATTCGGTTTTGGCAAGAATCTCGCCCATAATCTCGCCTTGCTCAAACATTTGCGCGTGCTGTCGCGCGACGGTTTGCCCTTGCTCGTCGGCATGTCGCGCAAGCGGATGCTGGGCGAAATCACGGGACGTCAGACGCCGCAGGAGCGCCGCGTGGCAAGCGTTGCGGCGGCGATCTGCGCAGCGCAACGGGGCGCTGCGATCGTACGCGTGCACGACGTCGCCGAGACGGTCGATGCGCTCAAGGTCTGGCAAGCCGTGCGCGATGCCGAGTAAGTTTGCAAACCGGCGCAAGTCGGTGCAAACCGCGTATACGCAGCAAAAGAGGCGCTACAAATAACGAATGACGCGCACGCCTGAACAGTCAACCGGCGCGACGCGTCAACTGGGAACGATGCAACGATGAAACGACGCTATTTTGGGACCGATGGGATTCGCGGCACGGTAGGTGAGAGCCCGATTACGCCGGAGTTCGTGCTGCGCCTGGGTTATGCCGCCGGACGCGTGCTCGCCGGTAATCAGTCCACAGGTCGCCCCACGGTATTGATCGGCAAGGACACGCGTGTCTCGGGCTACATGCTCGAAGCGGCGCTCGAAGCCGGTTTTGCCGCCGCAGGCGTCGACACCATGCTGGCCGGGCCGATGCCCACGCCTGCCGTCGCTTATCTCACGCGCGCGCTGCGTCTGGCTGCGGGCGTGGTGATCAGTGCATCGCACAATCCGTATCACGATAACGGCATCAAGTTCTTCTCCGCAGACGGCAACAAGCTGCCGGATCAGACCGAACTGGCCATCGAAGCCGAACTCGATAATCCGATGACCTGCGTGCGCTCCGAGCAGCTCGGCAAGGCACGCCGTCTGGATGACGCCGCAGGCCGCTACATCGAGTTCTGCAAGAGCACCTTCCCGAACGACTTCGACTTGCGCGGCATGAAGATCGTGGTCGACTGCGCCAATGGCGCGGCGTATCACATCGCCCCGCACGTGTTCCACGAACTGGGCGCGGAGGTCATTGCCATCGGCAATCAGCCGAACGGCTTCAATATCAACGAAGACTGCGGTGCGACCGCACCGGATGCGCTCATGCGCGCGGTGCGGGCCAACCACGCCGATCTCGGTGTGGCGCTCGACGGTGACGCGGACCGCCTTCAGATCGTCGACAGCGCGGGGCGTCTCTTTAACGGCGACGAACTGCTGTATCTGCTCGTCAAGGACCGGCTGGAGAATGGCGGCGTGGCGGGTGCGGTCGGCACGCTTATGACCAATATGGCAGTCGAAGTGGCGCTCAAGGGCCTGGGTGTGCCGTTCGTGCGGGCGAAGGTGGGCGACCGCTACGTGCTGGAGCAGTTGTACAAGCACGGCTGGCAGATTGGCGCAGAGGGCTCGGGACACATTCTGTGTCTCGACAAGCACACCACGGGCGACGGCATCGTCTCGGCCCTTCAGGTGCTGGCCGCGATTCGTCGCGCGGACAACAAGCCGCTGGCCAAGTTGCTCGAAGGCGTGCGCTTGTTCCCGCAACACATGATCAATGTGCGTACGCCGGCCGGGTACGACTGGCAGGCCGATGCCCGTCTGAGCGCCGAGCGCGAGGCCATCGAAGCTAAGCTGGGCGATGCGGGTCGAGTGCTTATCCGTGCCTCGGGCACCGAGCCGGTGTTACGCGTGATGGTCGAAGCGCGCGACGAGTCGCAGGCGTCGGGCTTCGCTCAGCAACTGGCGAACGTCGTGAAAGCGGCAGCGTAAGTTC
This window of the Pandoraea sputorum genome carries:
- the greA gene encoding transcription elongation factor GreA, yielding MSTIPLTKRGAELLKEELHRLKTVERPHVITAIAEARAQGDLSENAEYDAAKEKQGFIEGRIADLESKLSAAQIIDPSVLDAEGRVVFAATVELEDLESGGTVLYQIVGDDEADLEHGKISVSSPIARALIGKYAGDVAEVQAPSGVREYEIIDVRYV
- a CDS encoding DUF4149 domain-containing protein produces the protein MSATSDVTFASGAPRLERLFRLIATVWCGSQWAIGYIVAPTLFAVLESRTVAGTVAGRLFHTQAWLSLVCGVLLVWLSTALIARTADAQAARSYRGLRWLAVAMMVCVLISSFGLQPLMADLRAQAEASGVDIGQSAYASRFGMLHGISSGFYLLQSLLAIALIWRQPVRG
- the yhbY gene encoding ribosome assembly RNA-binding protein YhbY, translated to MPALTLTPAQRADMRSAAHALNPVVLIGADGLTPAVLKEIDGALKAHELIKVRVFGDERDTRVAIYESICDQLGAAPVQHIGKLLVLYRPTPDETAMPVRGKSGGTGTTVKGRAPRTVTVVKSSTNAGRRPTVKKVTVAGNERMTAGGIVKRAKKRQTSVKRQRND
- a CDS encoding RlmE family RNA methyltransferase, coding for MAKNRFNHAWLHDHINDPYVKMAQREGYRARAAYKLKEIDEQDRLIKPGQVIVDLGSTPGSWSQYARNKLAGGKRVEGGIDGTIIALDILPMEPIADVHFLQGDFREDSVLEQLEEIVAGRKVDLVVSDMAPNLSGVASADAARIEHLCDLALDFAQRHLKPEGALLVKCFHGSGYSQIVEKFKHQFKTVAPRKPKASRDKSSETFILGRGLKNPA
- the ftsH gene encoding ATP-dependent zinc metalloprotease FtsH — encoded protein: MNNNMFSKAAVWLVIALVLFTVFKQFDKPHVQEGVTYSQFMDDAKNGKIKNVVVQGRSLQVTPSDGQKYTIVSPGDIWMVGDLMKYGVQVSGKADDEPNVLMSALYYLGPTLLIIGFWFYMMRQMQGGGKGGAFSFGKSRARLIDENANPVTFADVAGCDEAKYEVGELVDFLKDPQKFQKLGGRIPRGVLLVGPPGTGKTLLARAIAGEAKVPFFSISGSDFVEMFVGVGAARVRDMFENAKKQSPCIVFIDEIDAVGRHRGAGMGGGNDEREQTLNQMLVEMDGFEANSGVIVIAATNRSDVLDKALLRPGRFDRQVYVGLPDIRGREQILKVHLRKVPIANDVDASVIARGTPGMSGADLANLVNEAALFAARRNKRIVEMLDFEDAKDKIFMGPERKSAVMRDEERRATAYHESGHAVVAMLLPGADPVHKVTIIPRGWALGLTMQLPEHDKYSEYRDTMLTQIAILFGGRAAEEVFINKMSTGASNDFERATKLARDMVTRYGMSDALGPMVYVDTEQDSMFGRMSAKSVSEATQQKVDTEVRRILDEQYALAKKLLEDNRSKVEAMTEALMEWETIDGEQIGDIMEDRPPRPPKGGQSNGGASGGNPPLKPSNTPATV
- the folP gene encoding dihydropteroate synthase, which translates into the protein MGILNVTPDSFSDGGKFVARDAALRHAEQLIADGVDILDIGGESTRPGAEALPEDAELERVLPIVEALRDCGVPLSIDTYKPGVMRAVLAAGADMINDIWGFQQPGAVEAVRDSEAALCIMHMLHDPKTMQDAPIYTDVVTEVAAFLDGRVDAMLAAGVAPTRLYLDPGFGFGKNLAHNLALLKHLRVLSRDGLPLLVGMSRKRMLGEITGRQTPQERRVASVAAAICAAQRGAAIVRVHDVAETVDALKVWQAVRDAE
- the glmM gene encoding phosphoglucosamine mutase, whose translation is MKRRYFGTDGIRGTVGESPITPEFVLRLGYAAGRVLAGNQSTGRPTVLIGKDTRVSGYMLEAALEAGFAAAGVDTMLAGPMPTPAVAYLTRALRLAAGVVISASHNPYHDNGIKFFSADGNKLPDQTELAIEAELDNPMTCVRSEQLGKARRLDDAAGRYIEFCKSTFPNDFDLRGMKIVVDCANGAAYHIAPHVFHELGAEVIAIGNQPNGFNINEDCGATAPDALMRAVRANHADLGVALDGDADRLQIVDSAGRLFNGDELLYLLVKDRLENGGVAGAVGTLMTNMAVEVALKGLGVPFVRAKVGDRYVLEQLYKHGWQIGAEGSGHILCLDKHTTGDGIVSALQVLAAIRRADNKPLAKLLEGVRLFPQHMINVRTPAGYDWQADARLSAEREAIEAKLGDAGRVLIRASGTEPVLRVMVEARDESQASGFAQQLANVVKAAA